In the genome of candidate division WOR-3 bacterium, the window CTGTGGGCGCAAGCACCGGTCTCAAGCAAAGTCTAAGGCAAGAAAGCCGGCAGCGTAAAATGCCAGTCGGAAGTTACACAAAAGAATTGACACTACCTGGCGCCATGGCGGGAGTTGAGCCAGTTGACAACAAGGCCGGGTTGCTTCTATGACGCACAATCCACGGTCTGAGATAGCTAGTCACCGCTCAATGTGAAGACCGGTGAGTAATCCCGGCGTCCGTTCGCTTGACCCAGAAATCGCGGCTGCTAAAATAGTCCATGAGCCAGAAGTGCACAGGAGGTAGCACGGCCAGTTCGATTCCCTTTGCCCGCCATCAACCAGAATGTTACCGCTGCAGCCAGCCTGGACCGTCGGAGTTCCGTCGTTATACCTGAGTCATGCGTTGTGAGCCTCAAGCTGGGCTTGAAGACGCTGCTGACGCCGCGGTTAGTGCGTCCTGTGACACGAAGAATATGGTGAACTTGGACGGCCTGGTCGTGTTGATCACGGGCGGGACCGGTTCGTTCGGGCAGAAATTCACCCAGCGTGTACTGGCTTGCTTCAAGCCGAAGAAACTTATTATTTTTAGTCGCGATGAGTTGAAGCAGTTCGAAATGCGTCAGCGGTTCGGCGAAGAACATTACCCCTGCCTTCGCTACTTTATTGGTGATGTGCGCGACCAGGAGCGGCTGTACCGTGCCTTCGACGGCGTGGACATCGTTGTGCACGCTGCGGCGCTGAAGCAGGTGCCTGCCGCTGAGTACAACCCAAGCGAGGCGGTGAAGACCAACGTGCTGGGCGCCATGAATGTAGTCAACGCGGCAATCGACCGGGGCGTCAAGAGGGTTATAGCGCTAAGCAGCGACAAGGCCGCTAACCCCATCAACCTATACGGTGCGACCAAACTCTGCTCGGACAAGTTATTCGTGGCCGCCAATAGCTACTCCGGAGCCCGCGCCACTAGATTCAGTATTGTGCGATACGGAAACGTCGTCGGTAGTAGGGGAAGTGTGCTGCCATATTTCCTGAGTCTACGAGCCACTGGGACGCTCCCTATAACCGACACGCGGATGACCAGATTTTGGATTACCTTGGAGCAAGGGGTTGACTTCGTGCTGAAGTCGTTGGCCCGAATGCGGGGCGGAGAGATATTCGTGCCTAAGATCCCAAGTATGCGCATTACTGACCTTGCCCGAGCGGTCGCACCGGAGTGCACACTGAAGATAGTTGGCATCCGCCCTGGAGAGAAACTTCACGAGACGCTGGTTTCAGAAGACGACGCGCGACACGCGGTGGAATACGACGACTACTATGCTATCTTACCGGTAGTTCATTCTTGGGATGCGGGAGACCGTGTCCTCCACGGCGGCCGGCCGTGCCCTGATGGATTCTGTTACAGGAGTGACCGCAATACGCATTGGCTGACCATCGAGGAGCTTCGAAAGATTGCCGGGCTAGAGGACGTACGAGAGAATGTCACTACTGGCAATTGAAGGTGGTAGCCCAGTTCGTGACAGGCTGCTACCATATGGCCACCAATATCTCGACGAGGCCGATGTTGCCGCAGTAACATCGGTATTGCGTTCAGACTGGCTGACGACCGGACCCCGGGTGGCGGAGTTTGAAGCCGCATTTGCGAAGGCAGTGGGTGCCGCGGAGGCGGTCGCGGTAAGCAGTGGCACGGCTGCGCTCCATGCTGCGTTATTTGCTCTTGGGCTCGGGCCCGGTGACGAGGTGATTGTCCCGACAATGACCTTTGTGGCAACGGCAAACAGTGTTGTCTATCAAGGTGCGGTACCGGTTTTTGCAGATGTAGATGCCGAGACATTGCTGCTTGACCCGGCGCAGGTTGAAGCGCGGATAACACGGCGTACGCGCGCGATCATTGCCGTTGACTACGCGGGCCAGGCTTGCGACTATGACACCCTGAACGACCTCGCACGCAGGCATGGGCTGACGCTGGTTGCCGATGCGTGTCACGCCCTTGGCGGTAGCTACAAGGGGCGCCAGATTGGCGCCCTGGCTAGTCTAAACGTCTTTTCATTCCACCCAGTGAAACATATCACTACGGGTGAGGGCGGAATGGTAACAACGGATGACCCAGAACTTGCCAGCCGCATGCGCATTTTCCGGAATCATGGCATCACGGCTGATTGCCGCCAGCGGGAAGAGCAGGGTTCTTGGTACTACGAGATGTCCGAACTGGGGTACAACTACCGGATTACCGATGTACAGTGTGCGCTTGGCATCAGCCAGCTGGCTAAGCTTGGACAGTGGGTCGCGCGCCGTCGGGAAATAGCTTCGGCCTATGACCAGGTCTGCGCCGAGCTACCAGAGGTGAGGCCGCTCCGCGTCCGGTCTGATGTCAAACATGCTTATCATCTCTACGTAGTACAACTGAGGCTTGAGCGGCTGAAGGTGGACCGAGCTCGCTTTTTCGCTGCCCTCCGCGCTGAGAACATTGGAGTAAACGTCCACTATATCCCGGTGCACCTACATCCGTTCTATCAGCGCCGGTTCGGCTACAAGCTCGGCGATTACCCCGTCGCCGAGTATGCCTATGGCCGGTTGCTCACGCTACCTATTTTCCCAGCGATGAACGATGGCGACGTGTCCGATGTGGCACGGGCGCTGACTAAAGTAACCGGGGCCTACCGGAATTGAACGTCGTCGCGATCATTCCCGCCCGGGCAGGTAGCAAGCGGATTCCGGGTAAGAACATTAAGATATTTGCGGGTTTGCCAGTGATCGCCCACTCAATCCGCGCTGCAAGGAAGTCAGGTGTGTTCAATCGTATCATCGTATCTACCGACTCCGCTGCTATCACGAAAATCGCGAGGGAATACGGAGCTGAAGTGCCGTTCCGGCGCCCGGTAGAGCTAGCTGACGACTTGACAGGAACCGACGCCGTGATTCTTCACGC includes:
- the pseB gene encoding UDP-N-acetylglucosamine 4,6-dehydratase (inverting) — translated: MVNLDGLVVLITGGTGSFGQKFTQRVLACFKPKKLIIFSRDELKQFEMRQRFGEEHYPCLRYFIGDVRDQERLYRAFDGVDIVVHAAALKQVPAAEYNPSEAVKTNVLGAMNVVNAAIDRGVKRVIALSSDKAANPINLYGATKLCSDKLFVAANSYSGARATRFSIVRYGNVVGSRGSVLPYFLSLRATGTLPITDTRMTRFWITLEQGVDFVLKSLARMRGGEIFVPKIPSMRITDLARAVAPECTLKIVGIRPGEKLHETLVSEDDARHAVEYDDYYAILPVVHSWDAGDRVLHGGRPCPDGFCYRSDRNTHWLTIEELRKIAGLEDVRENVTTGN
- the pseC gene encoding UDP-4-amino-4,6-dideoxy-N-acetyl-beta-L-altrosamine transaminase, whose translation is MSLLAIEGGSPVRDRLLPYGHQYLDEADVAAVTSVLRSDWLTTGPRVAEFEAAFAKAVGAAEAVAVSSGTAALHAALFALGLGPGDEVIVPTMTFVATANSVVYQGAVPVFADVDAETLLLDPAQVEARITRRTRAIIAVDYAGQACDYDTLNDLARRHGLTLVADACHALGGSYKGRQIGALASLNVFSFHPVKHITTGEGGMVTTDDPELASRMRIFRNHGITADCRQREEQGSWYYEMSELGYNYRITDVQCALGISQLAKLGQWVARRREIASAYDQVCAELPEVRPLRVRSDVKHAYHLYVVQLRLERLKVDRARFFAALRAENIGVNVHYIPVHLHPFYQRRFGYKLGDYPVAEYAYGRLLTLPIFPAMNDGDVSDVARALTKVTGAYRN